Proteins co-encoded in one Aminivibrio pyruvatiphilus genomic window:
- a CDS encoding F0F1 ATP synthase subunit epsilon → MKQTVMTMKILLPFQVFEERTDVTNIVAETSAGSFGILPRRLDCVASIVPGILIYETAGGEEKYAALDEGVLVKTGLEVFLSVRRAHGGDNLEALQRSVEEEFLDMDESEKSVRRVLARLETGIIRKFVTLSNE, encoded by the coding sequence ATGAAGCAGACTGTAATGACCATGAAAATTCTTCTTCCATTCCAGGTTTTCGAAGAAAGAACCGATGTGACGAATATCGTGGCGGAGACAAGCGCGGGTTCCTTCGGTATTCTTCCCCGGCGACTCGACTGTGTCGCCTCTATCGTGCCTGGCATTCTGATCTACGAGACGGCGGGAGGAGAGGAGAAATATGCTGCCCTTGACGAAGGTGTTCTGGTGAAGACCGGGCTTGAGGTTTTTCTCTCAGTCCGGAGGGCTCACGGAGGAGACAATCTCGAAGCCCTTCAGCGTTCTGTAGAGGAGGAGTTTCTCGATATGGATGAAAGTGAGAAGAGCGTGCGGAGGGTCCTTGCCCGACTGGAAACGGGCATCATCCGCAAGTTCGTGACACTGAGCAATGAATGA
- a CDS encoding AtpZ/AtpI family protein: MNESKPGKKTGMEEDFARQVGEKARRKLHARRNPAPGVWFGLGMMGIIGWSVSVPTLLGAGLGIWLDSRRGDARSWTLALLVAGLGVGCMNAWFWVSRERNAMEEEERNDGN, translated from the coding sequence ATGAATGAATCCAAGCCCGGGAAAAAGACCGGAATGGAAGAGGACTTTGCCCGGCAGGTAGGGGAAAAGGCCCGGCGCAAACTCCATGCCCGAAGAAACCCCGCACCCGGGGTGTGGTTCGGCCTGGGGATGATGGGCATTATCGGATGGTCCGTCTCGGTCCCCACTCTTCTTGGCGCTGGCCTCGGAATATGGCTCGACAGCCGCCGCGGGGATGCCCGTTCGTGGACCCTCGCTCTCCTCGTGGCGGGGCTTGGGGTCGGGTGCATGAATGCCTGGTTCTGGGTTTCCCGGGAGCGAAATGCCATGGAGGAGGAAGAGCGAAATGACGGGAACTGA
- a CDS encoding ATP synthase subunit I, translated as MTGTDVLMLILVFAAGVLLGVVFFGGLRWTVLRGIGSPRPALWFFGSFLVRMVFLLTALFCLSGGAWIRLLLLGAGILLARSLVLRWTRSPGKESLPEQEVLHAPQP; from the coding sequence ATGACGGGAACTGACGTGCTGATGCTGATCCTTGTTTTCGCAGCCGGGGTGCTGCTGGGAGTGGTTTTCTTCGGAGGTTTGCGGTGGACTGTCCTGCGGGGGATCGGGTCTCCTCGTCCCGCACTGTGGTTTTTCGGCAGCTTTCTCGTGCGGATGGTCTTTCTTCTTACAGCACTTTTCTGCCTTTCGGGGGGGGCCTGGATTCGGCTGCTCCTTCTCGGTGCGGGAATTCTTCTCGCCCGAAGCCTTGTTCTGCGATGGACACGATCCCCGGGGAAGGAAAGTCTCCCGGAACAGGAGGTACTTCATGCGCCTCAGCCCTGA